In one Maniola jurtina chromosome 13, ilManJurt1.1, whole genome shotgun sequence genomic region, the following are encoded:
- the LOC123871116 gene encoding short-chain specific acyl-CoA dehydrogenase, mitochondrial: MLSLLCRTANKLGPTKPHSRCIASLSALPETYQMLYKTCRDFAEQELKPNAANFDRNHLYPGDAIKKMGELGLMAIATPEQFGGTGLDYLAYAIALEEISRGCASAGVIMSVNNSLYLGPVNHWGTDKQKKEFVTPFCTGDQVGCFALSEPGNGSDAGAASTTAKTSGDKWVLNGTKCWITNGYESKASVVFATTDKNLKHKGISAFIVPKPINGLELGKKEDKLGIRGSSTCSLIFEDCEIPKENILGEPGLGFKIAMMTLDAGRIGIASQALGIAQASLDVSVEYASKRMAFGKPIMKLQAIQNKLADMAMRLESARLLTWRAAWLKDNKKPFTKEAAMAKLAASEAATFLSHQCIQILGGMGYVSDMPAERHYRDARITEIYEGTSEIQRLVIAGQIIKEYGV, translated from the exons atgttaagtTTACTGTGTAGAACAGCTAATAAGCTTG GTCCAACAAAACCACATTCAAGATGCATAGCCTCTCTTTCGGCCCTTCCTGAAACATATCAGATGTTGTACAAAACCTGCAGAGATTTTGCAGAGCAAGAACTCAAACCGAATGCTGCTAATTTTGACCGAAATCACTTATATCCTGGCGATGCTATTAAGAAAATGGGTGAACTTGGTTTAATGGCAATAGCTACACCAGAACAGTTTGGAGGAACAGGACTTGACTATTTAGCTTACGCGATAGCGTTAGAGGAAATATCTAGAGGCTGTGCATCTGCTGGGGTCATTATGTCAGTAAATAATTCTCTTTACTTAGGGCCCGTGAACCACTGGGGTACTGACAAACAAAAGAAAGAGTTTGTCACACCTTTTTGCACTG GGGACCAAGTTGGATGTTTTGCTCTCTCTGAGCCAGGGAATGGATCAGATGCTGGCGCCGCATCTACAACCGCTAAAACAAGTGGTGACAAATGGGTTCTTAATGGTACCAAATGTTGGATAACTAATGGTTACGAGAGCAAAGCTTCTGTCGTGTTTGCCACTACAGACAAAAACCTAAAACACAAGGGCATCTCTGCATTCATTGTACCTAAACCTATAAATGGGTTGGAATTGGGTAAGAAAGAAGATAAATTAGGTATCAGAGGATCATCTACCTGTTCCCTCATATTCGAGGACTGCGAGATTCCGAAAGAGAATATCTTGGGTGAGCCTGGATTAGGGTTTAAAATTGCTATGATGACGTTAGATGCAGGTAGAATTGGTATTGCATCACAAGCATTAGGCATAGCACAG gcATCATTAGATGTGTCTGTAGAATATGCTTCCAAAAGGATGGCATTTGGCAAGCCAATCATGAAGCTACAAGCGATACAAAACAAGTTGGCAGATATGGCTATGCGGCTGGAGTCAGCTAGGCTTCTAACATGGCGCGCAGCTTGGCTCAAAGACAACAAAAAACCTTTCACCAAGGAGGCAGCTATGGCTAAACTAGCAGCATCAGAGGCAGCAACATTTTTATCACATCAATGTATACAG ATTCTTGGTGGTATGGGCTATGTATCAGACATGCCTGCAGAGAGACACTACAGGGATGCTAGAATTACCGAGATCTATGAAGGTACTTCAGAAATTCAGAGATTAGTAATTGCCGGACAAATTATCAAAGAATATGGCGTATAA